A region of Streptomyces halobius DNA encodes the following proteins:
- a CDS encoding IS3 family transposase (programmed frameshift), which translates to MARPSSYPPELRKRAVRMVAEIRGDYPTETAAMNAVMQKLGIGSRETLRKWVKQDEIDSGRQPGTTTEEAAQIKALKKEIAELKRANEILKAASNFLRGRARPATHTLVAFVDEHRDRFGGVEPICTVLSAHGVSIAPSTYYAAKKRQEKPSARAVRDEVTKELITEAYEANYRVYGARKVWRQLHRQGHAVARCTVERLMRELGIAGAVRGKKVITTIPEPTAARAPDLLDRDFVAKAPNRTWVADFTHVAAWSGTVYVAFVVDTFSRRIVGWAAATTKHTQLVLDALEMALWQRDRDGHRPGAGELIHHSDAGSQYTSFTLAEHLDAAGIAASIGSVGDAYDNALMESTIGLFKTEVIKPRRPWKTLSQVELATAEWVDWYNHSRLHGELGHIPPAEYEASHYQATTKPQVTTTI; encoded by the exons ATGGCACGTCCCTCCTCCTACCCGCCCGAGCTCCGCAAGCGTGCGGTGCGCATGGTCGCGGAGATCCGCGGTGACTACCCGACCGAGACCGCCGCGATGAACGCGGTGATGCAGAAGCTGGGCATCGGCTCACGCGAGACGCTGCGCAAATGGGTCAAGCAGGACGAGATCGACTCGGGCAGGCAGCCAGGGACGACCACCGAGGAGGCCGCACAGATCAAGGCCCTGAAGAAGGAGATCGCCGAGCTGAAGCGGGCGAACGAGATCCTCAAGGCCGCGTCGA ACTTTCTTCGCGGCCGAGCTCGACCGGCCACACACACGCTCGTAGCGTTCGTCGACGAGCACCGGGACCGCTTCGGCGGCGTCGAGCCGATCTGCACCGTGCTGTCCGCGCACGGTGTCAGCATCGCCCCCTCCACCTACTACGCGGCGAAGAAGCGTCAGGAGAAGCCCTCCGCCCGCGCGGTGCGCGACGAGGTGACAAAGGAGCTGATCACCGAGGCCTACGAGGCCAACTACCGTGTCTATGGTGCCCGGAAGGTCTGGCGGCAACTGCACCGCCAGGGCCACGCGGTGGCCCGCTGCACCGTCGAGCGGCTGATGCGCGAGCTGGGCATCGCCGGCGCCGTCCGCGGCAAGAAGGTCATCACCACCATCCCGGAGCCGACGGCCGCGCGGGCGCCGGACCTGCTCGACCGCGACTTCGTCGCGAAGGCCCCGAACCGCACCTGGGTCGCGGACTTCACCCACGTGGCCGCCTGGAGTGGCACCGTCTACGTCGCCTTCGTCGTGGACACCTTCTCCCGCCGCATCGTCGGCTGGGCCGCAGCCACCACCAAACACACCCAACTCGTCCTGGACGCACTGGAGATGGCACTGTGGCAGCGCGACCGCGACGGCCACCGACCCGGCGCAGGAGAGCTGATACACCACTCCGACGCGGGCTCGCAGTACACATCGTTCACGCTCGCCGAGCACCTGGACGCGGCCGGCATCGCAGCCTCGATCGGCTCAGTCGGGGACGCGTATGACAACGCGCTCATGGAGTCCACGATCGGCCTGTTCAAGACCGAGGTGATCAAGCCCCGGCGGCCGTGGAAGACGCTGTCGCAGGTCGAGCTGGCCACCGCCGAGTGGGTCGACTGGTACAACCACAGCCGCCTCCACGGTGAGCTCGGCCACATCCCGCCCGCCGAATACGAAGCCAGCCACTACCAAGCAACCACGAAACCCCAGGTCACAACCACCATCTGA